Proteins encoded in a region of the Moritella marina ATCC 15381 genome:
- a CDS encoding sigma-70 family RNA polymerase sigma factor — protein MEDDDTQDLSICLVKIGNARDKVAFATLFKWFAPKIIRFGIKTFNNEASAKELLQETMTKVWKKAHTYDETKGKASTWVYTVMRNVSFDMLRKIQSNKEDTISDDIWPMLDSDENNNEEAYPDHLMSRTMSDHVEQLPDNQQQVIKGVYFNELSQEQLAKQLDIPVGTVKSRLRLALAKLKQYIGEDS, from the coding sequence ATGGAAGATGACGACACACAAGACCTAAGCATATGCTTAGTCAAAATAGGTAATGCCCGAGATAAAGTCGCCTTTGCAACTTTGTTCAAATGGTTTGCACCTAAAATAATCCGCTTTGGTATTAAAACATTCAATAATGAAGCCAGTGCCAAAGAATTGTTGCAAGAAACAATGACCAAGGTATGGAAAAAAGCCCACACCTACGATGAAACCAAAGGTAAAGCCAGTACTTGGGTTTATACCGTAATGCGTAATGTGTCTTTTGATATGCTCAGAAAGATCCAATCTAATAAAGAAGATACCATCAGTGATGATATCTGGCCGATGCTCGACAGCGATGAGAATAATAATGAAGAAGCCTATCCTGATCATCTGATGAGCCGTACTATGTCCGACCATGTGGAGCAACTACCCGACAATCAGCAACAGGTAATTAAAGGTGTGTACTTCAATGAGCTCTCGCAAGAACAGCTTGCTAAGCAGCTTGATATTCCAGTCGGTACCGTCAAATCAAGATTACGTTTAGCACTCGCTAAGCTAAAACAGTATATCGGAGAAGATTCATGA
- a CDS encoding nuclear transport factor 2 family protein, whose amino-acid sequence MINTALNDTTLEQDNSLWLSHFIDVYTRLNKTNLHSLKKVYHHDIKFQDPLHEVAGIANLVSYFENLYTNLASCTFDITHQVLNDTEAAIYWDMTYIHPKLNRGKAITVSGHSHLKALDDKVIYHRDYLDVGAMLYEHVPVLGHAVRYLKNNIA is encoded by the coding sequence ATGATAAATACCGCACTAAATGATACGACGTTGGAACAAGATAACAGCCTGTGGCTCAGTCACTTTATTGATGTCTATACACGTTTAAATAAAACAAACTTACACTCGCTGAAAAAAGTTTATCACCATGATATTAAGTTTCAAGATCCCTTGCATGAAGTTGCAGGTATTGCCAACCTAGTCAGTTATTTTGAAAACCTTTACACCAACTTAGCCAGTTGTACATTCGATATAACCCACCAAGTACTCAATGATACAGAAGCCGCTATTTATTGGGATATGACCTACATACACCCGAAATTAAATCGTGGTAAGGCAATCACAGTTTCAGGTCATTCACACCTTAAAGCACTTGACGATAAAGTGATTTACCATCGCGATTATCTCGATGTAGGGGCTATGTTGTACGAACATGTGCCAGTCTTGGGGCACGCGGTGCGTTATTTAAAAAATAATATTGCATAA
- a CDS encoding NAD(P)/FAD-dependent oxidoreductase has translation MKKNIAIIGTGISGLTSAYLLNQQHDVTVFEKNDYIGGHTATKDIHYDGQDYAIDTGFIVCNNKTYPYFLKLLKQLNVPLQDTEMSFSVFNKNNNLEYNGCDLNGLFSQRRNLFNFKFWRLIAEILNFNKRCKAHYHADDIDDEHTLGAFLTENGFSDYFCQNYILPMGAAIWSTSLNEMKDFQLKFFVRFFFNHGLLNIQDRPQWYVIPGGSREYITPLIASFKDKIQLNSNIARVIRTATHVTIQLADGSEQLFDEVVFACHSDQALALLADPSEQETAILGAIPYSRNEVVLHTDINILPRNIRSWASWNYLLSADKQAQLSKPSCVTYNMNILQGIESKHTFCVTLNQTEQIEPQKIIQKFVYHHPVFNHLSLAAQQRRTEICGQNRTHFTGAYWHHGFHEDGVNSAVIVAQRFGIQL, from the coding sequence ATGAAAAAAAATATTGCAATTATCGGTACCGGTATCTCTGGACTCACCAGCGCTTATTTATTAAATCAGCAGCATGATGTCACTGTGTTTGAAAAAAATGATTACATTGGCGGCCATACCGCAACCAAAGACATTCATTACGATGGCCAAGATTATGCTATTGATACCGGTTTTATCGTCTGTAATAACAAAACCTACCCGTATTTTTTAAAATTACTCAAGCAGCTCAATGTACCATTACAAGACACTGAAATGAGCTTTAGCGTATTCAACAAGAATAATAATTTGGAATACAACGGTTGTGATTTAAATGGTTTATTTTCCCAACGCCGTAATCTGTTTAATTTTAAATTTTGGCGGTTAATCGCAGAAATATTGAATTTTAATAAACGCTGTAAAGCTCATTATCATGCTGATGATATTGATGATGAGCACACATTAGGGGCTTTTTTAACTGAGAACGGGTTTTCAGATTACTTTTGTCAAAATTATATTTTGCCTATGGGCGCAGCGATTTGGTCCACCAGCTTAAACGAAATGAAGGACTTTCAACTTAAGTTTTTTGTGCGTTTTTTCTTTAACCATGGCTTGTTAAATATCCAAGACCGACCACAATGGTATGTGATCCCAGGTGGTTCGCGAGAGTATATCACGCCATTGATTGCTTCCTTCAAAGACAAGATCCAGCTTAACAGTAATATAGCCCGTGTCATACGTACCGCAACCCATGTAACGATACAATTGGCAGATGGCAGCGAGCAGTTGTTTGATGAAGTGGTGTTTGCTTGTCACTCCGATCAAGCACTCGCCTTACTCGCCGACCCTTCAGAACAAGAAACCGCTATTTTGGGCGCGATTCCTTATAGCCGTAATGAAGTGGTGCTACACACCGATATTAATATTTTACCGCGAAATATTCGCTCATGGGCAAGCTGGAATTATTTACTCAGTGCAGATAAACAAGCGCAGCTCAGCAAACCATCGTGTGTGACTTATAACATGAATATACTGCAAGGCATTGAATCAAAACATACATTCTGTGTGACTTTGAATCAAACCGAGCAGATAGAACCACAAAAGATCATTCAGAAATTTGTCTATCATCACCCCGTGTTTAACCATCTAAGCCTGGCAGCACAACAGCGCCGCACAGAAATTTGTGGTCAGAACCGCACTCATTTTACCGGTGCTTACTGGCATCATGGCTTCCATGAAGACGGCGTCAACAGCGCTGTCATAGTAGCGCAGCGCTTTGGTATTCAGCTATGA
- a CDS encoding LON peptidase substrate-binding domain-containing protein — protein MMLAIFPLPIVLLPGGVTRLNIFEPKYIRLVTESYRDGGFALLPYKQSTSYISHTNAKSSIAAWVEIIDFNTSTDDLLCIDIKAKKLIEITSVESEADGLLRGSFHALQHWPDKYELSKTAQNNKENKKLMSVLNTIFAEHQHLAALYPHANEQDLPWVCARFIELLPLDIKDKINFMAPESFEQCLAFLHTTINGHHNAPA, from the coding sequence ATGATGTTAGCAATCTTCCCCTTACCTATCGTGTTACTTCCCGGTGGCGTAACGCGCTTAAATATATTTGAACCCAAATATATTCGCCTAGTCACAGAGTCTTATCGAGATGGCGGGTTTGCTTTGTTACCTTATAAACAATCAACATCTTATATAAGCCATACCAACGCTAAAAGCAGTATTGCCGCTTGGGTCGAGATAATTGACTTTAATACATCAACAGATGACTTGCTCTGCATCGATATCAAAGCAAAAAAATTAATTGAAATCACCTCGGTCGAATCTGAGGCTGATGGCCTGCTCAGAGGCTCTTTTCACGCACTTCAACATTGGCCAGACAAATACGAACTGAGTAAAACAGCACAAAATAATAAAGAAAATAAAAAATTAATGTCTGTCTTAAACACAATTTTTGCGGAGCACCAACACTTAGCCGCACTTTACCCCCACGCTAATGAGCAAGATTTACCTTGGGTCTGCGCGCGCTTTATCGAGCTATTACCTTTAGATATTAAAGATAAAATTAACTTTATGGCGCCAGAAAGCTTTGAACAATGCTTAGCCTTCTTGCATACTACAATTAATGGACATCATAATGCGCCTGCCTGA
- a CDS encoding ChrR family anti-sigma-E factor, protein MIKYHPSHELLDTFVTGQLPASFSAAIAMHVELCDTCRNKVAQLESKHANNTFNTPVHDECALTADMLFNDWEMDSLINAITDDSESIDIAVTMPQSISFNNTEYQLPRALQHIALGKQLSVGKLTRSRLELNEGDIHTSLLHIQAGGLIPNHTHKGSELTLLLEGSFEDEMGTYNKGDFILLDSAHTHSPMTKHGCLCYTVVDSPLRFTEGVAKILNPLGNFIY, encoded by the coding sequence ATGATTAAATATCATCCTAGCCATGAGTTACTCGATACCTTTGTTACGGGTCAGCTACCAGCCTCGTTTAGTGCTGCTATCGCGATGCATGTTGAGCTATGCGATACCTGCCGCAACAAGGTCGCACAGTTAGAGTCAAAGCATGCAAATAATACCTTCAACACACCTGTGCATGACGAGTGCGCTTTAACCGCTGATATGTTATTTAACGATTGGGAAATGGACAGCTTAATTAACGCTATTACAGACGACAGTGAAAGCATTGATATAGCAGTAACAATGCCACAATCCATCAGTTTTAATAACACCGAATACCAGTTACCTCGCGCATTACAACATATCGCCTTAGGTAAGCAGCTTAGCGTCGGCAAGTTAACACGCTCTCGATTGGAGCTGAATGAAGGGGACATACACACAAGTTTGCTGCATATCCAAGCTGGCGGCCTGATCCCTAACCATACACATAAAGGCAGCGAGTTGACTCTGTTACTTGAAGGCAGTTTTGAAGATGAAATGGGGACGTACAATAAAGGCGACTTTATTCTGCTTGATAGTGCTCATACTCACAGCCCTATGACTAAGCATGGTTGCCTGTGTTACACCGTTGTTGATAGTCCACTGAGATTCACCGAAGGTGTGGCTAAAATACTTAATCCACTGGGTAACTTTATTTATTAG
- a CDS encoding SDR family NAD(P)-dependent oxidoreductase produces the protein MKSVLITGASSGIGKALATHYADKGYQVFAGGRNLQRLNKLSAAYDNITPLICDVTCKESIKQASLNLPPLDIMILNAGDCEYIDDAKDFDGDLFARIITTNLISVGYCLQAWLKLIKSGGKLALTSSSAAFLPLPRAEAYGASKAGLTYLAKTLSIDLKAHNIHVSVIHPGFVDTPLTQKNTFVMPQIITAEQAARYIALGLDNNKVEINFPRYFIWIMKVIRLFPFSLWQKIALRMS, from the coding sequence ATGAAATCAGTATTAATTACAGGTGCATCGTCAGGGATTGGTAAAGCGTTAGCGACTCATTACGCCGACAAGGGTTATCAGGTTTTTGCTGGCGGTCGTAATCTACAACGCCTTAACAAGCTCAGCGCTGCTTATGACAACATCACGCCCTTAATTTGTGATGTCACCTGTAAAGAAAGCATCAAACAAGCCAGTTTAAACTTACCACCCTTAGATATAATGATCCTCAATGCTGGTGATTGTGAATACATTGATGATGCGAAAGATTTTGATGGTGATCTATTTGCCCGTATCATCACCACAAATTTAATCTCTGTGGGCTACTGCCTGCAAGCATGGTTAAAATTAATCAAGTCAGGCGGCAAGCTAGCGCTAACCAGTTCTAGCGCGGCTTTTTTACCCCTGCCCCGCGCAGAAGCTTACGGAGCCTCAAAAGCAGGTCTTACTTATCTAGCAAAAACATTAAGCATAGATTTAAAAGCGCACAACATTCATGTTTCCGTCATTCATCCTGGATTTGTTGATACACCATTAACCCAAAAAAATACCTTTGTGATGCCCCAAATTATCACCGCTGAACAGGCCGCTCGTTATATCGCTTTAGGGCTGGATAACAATAAAGTTGAAATTAACTTTCCACGTTATTTTATTTGGATCATGAAAGTGATACGCCTATTCCCTTTTTCGTTATGGCAGAAAATAGCCTTGAGAATGTCATAA